A part of Sulfurifustis variabilis genomic DNA contains:
- a CDS encoding Sfum_1244 family protein produces MLNLGQLASTVQRNCDISDARHVGDFTLCVFLLKMREYYRWENEIPFSGALPNQDVGEWLQERERMWNALESSPFEPLPLESGSRDPFDTETVNAELVPRGYVYSGGYGRFSKPHFFLGDLVRSERRQGFTVYLSSCEYARDLVAPPAMLLGNEIYVRQESVRRFLWERIEEARGNRNNNAMARVHEWYGFDRDLDGALERMTANETETMILHELGEGLAGRLLGDGWNEMLAGLTRSKAEIMARAVRDLLADCLSTLPALIDRENIPGIHFYFATFSGMRRYLFPEATDAYARFAADGDLRPLRRAVHDGLDRWTETATAIARLYRDRGEDAGSAVERMLEHTPI; encoded by the coding sequence ATGTTGAACCTCGGGCAGCTCGCGAGCACCGTTCAGCGAAACTGCGATATCTCCGATGCCCGCCACGTCGGCGACTTCACGCTCTGCGTGTTTCTCCTGAAGATGCGGGAGTACTACCGTTGGGAGAACGAGATACCCTTCAGCGGCGCTCTGCCGAACCAGGACGTCGGCGAGTGGCTCCAGGAGCGCGAACGCATGTGGAACGCGCTCGAGTCGAGTCCCTTCGAGCCGCTCCCGCTCGAAAGCGGCTCGCGCGACCCCTTCGACACGGAGACCGTGAACGCCGAGCTCGTACCGCGGGGCTACGTCTACAGCGGCGGCTACGGCCGCTTCAGCAAGCCGCACTTCTTTCTGGGCGATCTCGTACGCTCGGAGCGGCGGCAGGGCTTTACCGTCTACCTCTCCTCCTGCGAGTACGCCCGCGATCTCGTCGCACCTCCCGCGATGCTGCTCGGCAACGAGATCTACGTTCGGCAGGAATCGGTGCGCCGCTTTCTCTGGGAGCGGATCGAAGAGGCCCGTGGCAACCGGAACAACAACGCGATGGCCCGCGTCCACGAGTGGTACGGGTTCGACCGCGATCTCGACGGCGCGCTCGAGCGCATGACCGCGAACGAGACGGAGACCATGATCCTGCACGAGCTCGGGGAGGGCCTGGCCGGACGGCTGCTCGGCGACGGCTGGAACGAGATGCTCGCGGGGCTCACGCGCTCCAAAGCGGAGATCATGGCGCGCGCCGTGCGCGACCTCCTCGCCGACTGTCTTTCCACGCTGCCCGCGCTCATCGATCGCGAGAATATCCCGGGCATCCATTTCTACTTCGCGACCTTCAGCGGGATGCGCCGGTATCTCTTTCCCGAGGCCACCGACGCGTACGCGCGCTTCGCGGCGGATGGCGACCTTCGGCCGCTGCGCCGCGCCGTTCACGACGGACTCGATCGCTGGACGGAGACCGCAACGGCGATCGCGCGCCTCTACCGTGACCGGGGCGAGGACGCGGGTTCGGCCGTCGAGCGGATGCTGGAACACACGCCGATCTGA